Within the Planctomycetota bacterium genome, the region GTTTCGACCAGAGGCGCTCGCTGTTGGACTTGACGAGCGGCAGGTAATGTTCGACGAGGAGGTTGCGGAGGGTTTCGGAGGCCGTTTTGTGGTACTCCGCCCACACGGCCGGCAGATCCTCTTCCTTCAGTTCAACGTTTCCCTGCCAGGTGCGGATGCCTTCGGACGTGCGTGCCATGACACTGTCCCTTTCCGGTAGGTTCCCCACGCGGCGGACCGATGGGGCCGGGGACCCGTGAGAGGTCCCGCGAGATGGCCCCGTCCCCCGACGCGGCGGGGGATCGGTCCGCAAGCCGTTCTATCGTCAACCGGCGACAAGTCGGTTCACCATTCGTTGGAAGAAGCCCATGGGCGTTCGGGTCCGGGCCTGCGGGCCCTCCAGGACGGCCGAAACGAGCCTCTTGATGCACCAGGCGGCCTGCGAGTGTGGATACGCCAGGAGCAGGGGCTCCTGGCGGTGGACGGCGCGGCCGACGTGGCCGTCGCAGAAGACGTACCCCAGGAGGCCGACGGGCACACCGAGGAAACGCCCCGCGGCCTCGCGGAGTCGGCGGTGGACGCGTTCGACGTCGCGGCGATGGGCGACCATGTTCACGATGAGGCAAACCTGGCCGAGCGATTCGGCGCCGGAGGCCGCGGCCGCCTTCAACAGGGCGTAGGCGTCGACGAGCGAGGTCGGCTCGGGCGTTGTGACGAGCACGAGTTCGTCCGCTTGGCGGGCCAGCGCCAGGACGCCCGGCCCGATCCCCGCCGGCGCGTCGAGCACGACCAGGTCGTGCTGCGTCTCGAGGTCC harbors:
- a CDS encoding P-loop NTPase, whose protein sequence is LPRSRQTGVSARAETPVFPTAAPAGLPRNASPKPRASTPRPAAGIQRVLRDLRPRARVLAIVSGKGGVGKTCLAVNLAIGLAAAGRRILLLDADIGLANVDLLLGQRPHGHLGHVLTGQMALADVVQEGPAGIAWIPGASQMPALARIGQKRRDAVLEGLSDLETQHDLVVLDAPAGIGPGVLALARQADELVLVTTPEPTSLVDAYALLKAAAASGAESLGQVCLIVNMVAHRRDVERVHRRLREAAGRFLGVPVGLLGYVFCDGHVGRAVHRQEPLLLAYPHSQAAWCIKRLVSAVLEGPQARTRTPMGFFQRMVNRLVAG